One window from the genome of Microbulbifer pacificus encodes:
- a CDS encoding ABC transporter ATP-binding protein, with product MLKMHNIRKSYRTDTIETHALRDFSLEVNEGEFVSVTGPSGSGKTTFLNIAGLLETPTGGQYLLDGQEVGNLSDRDRSRLRNEKIGFIFQGFNLIPDLNLFDNIDVPLRYRGFNAKERRRRIEKSLEQVGLSARAKHLPAQLSGGQQQRVAIARALAGEPRFLLADEPTGNLDSLMARQVMELLEFINEWGTTIIMVTHDPDLARRAQRNIQIVDGQVSDLRQSIAADEAAIA from the coding sequence ATGCTGAAAATGCACAACATCCGTAAAAGCTACCGCACCGACACCATTGAGACGCACGCGCTCCGGGACTTCAGCCTGGAAGTGAACGAGGGAGAGTTCGTATCCGTCACCGGCCCCAGCGGCTCGGGCAAAACCACGTTTCTGAACATTGCCGGCCTGCTGGAAACCCCTACCGGTGGTCAGTACCTGCTGGACGGACAGGAAGTAGGCAACCTCTCCGACCGCGACCGCTCGCGCCTGCGCAACGAAAAAATCGGCTTTATTTTCCAGGGCTTCAACCTGATTCCCGACCTCAACCTGTTCGACAACATCGACGTGCCCCTGCGCTATCGCGGCTTCAACGCCAAAGAGCGCCGCCGCCGTATTGAAAAATCCCTGGAACAGGTCGGCCTCTCCGCCCGCGCCAAACACCTGCCCGCACAACTGTCCGGCGGTCAGCAACAGCGCGTAGCCATCGCCCGCGCACTGGCCGGCGAACCTCGCTTTCTGCTCGCGGACGAACCCACCGGCAACCTCGACTCCCTGATGGCGCGCCAGGTGATGGAACTGCTGGAATTCATCAATGAGTGGGGCACCACCATCATCATGGTTACTCACGACCCGGATCTCGCGCGCCGCGCTCAACGAAACATCCAGATCGTCGACGGCCAGGTGTCCGATCTGCGCCAGAGCATCGCCGCCGACGAAGCGGCCATCGCCTGA
- a CDS encoding ABC transporter permease, with product MIGYYVSLALRSLRRTPILSALMVAAIAVGVGAAMTTLTLNYMMSRNALADKNEVLYALQLDNWDPHEAADNPSEMPWQLTYKDAISLLRSDIPTYQVAMHRWGGPVTLEDSTVRPYTAQARVTSRDFFALFDIPFIYGGTWAKEADSNAVFQIVINEATNEKLFNGENSVGRTINFNGTPFTVVGVIGNWSPSPKVHDLNNGSFQKSAELFIPFGLHRTFEIQPWGNTNGWKPEKIESYEDGLGAEYVWVQYWVQLDSAEQRQRYEDYLTGFIREQKDQGRFPRPLKFGLSKPSEWLVLNEVVDGDDRMLSWLSLAFLLVCLVNAVALLLAKFLRKAPETGVRRALGASRSAVFSQHLVESGCIGLAGGLIGILLTLAGLALIRQLSMGYMDSVASMDWLMMLSAIGLAILSSLLAGLYPAWRISRTNPSIYLKTQ from the coding sequence ATGATCGGATATTACGTTTCCCTCGCGCTGCGCAGCCTGCGCCGCACCCCGATACTGAGCGCGCTGATGGTTGCCGCCATCGCCGTCGGCGTGGGCGCCGCCATGACCACCCTGACATTGAACTACATGATGTCGCGCAACGCCCTCGCGGACAAAAACGAAGTGCTCTACGCCCTGCAGCTGGACAACTGGGATCCCCACGAAGCCGCCGACAACCCCAGCGAAATGCCCTGGCAGCTCACCTACAAAGACGCCATCAGCCTGCTGCGTTCGGATATTCCGACCTATCAGGTGGCCATGCATCGCTGGGGCGGTCCCGTCACACTGGAAGACTCCACCGTGCGGCCCTACACCGCACAGGCGCGTGTCACCAGCCGCGATTTCTTTGCTCTGTTTGACATTCCGTTTATCTACGGTGGCACCTGGGCCAAAGAAGCAGACAGCAATGCGGTATTCCAGATTGTCATTAACGAAGCCACCAATGAAAAACTGTTCAACGGCGAAAACAGCGTGGGCCGCACGATCAACTTCAATGGAACCCCGTTCACCGTTGTCGGCGTAATCGGGAACTGGAGTCCAAGCCCCAAGGTACACGACCTGAACAATGGCTCGTTCCAGAAATCCGCCGAGCTTTTCATTCCCTTCGGCCTGCATCGCACCTTCGAAATCCAGCCCTGGGGCAACACCAACGGCTGGAAGCCGGAAAAAATTGAAAGCTACGAGGACGGCCTCGGTGCCGAATACGTGTGGGTTCAGTACTGGGTACAGCTGGATTCCGCGGAACAACGCCAGCGCTACGAAGATTATCTGACCGGTTTTATCCGTGAGCAGAAAGATCAGGGGCGCTTCCCACGGCCGCTGAAGTTCGGCCTGAGCAAGCCTTCCGAGTGGCTGGTGCTCAACGAAGTCGTGGACGGCGACGACCGCATGTTGAGCTGGCTGTCGCTCGCGTTCCTGCTGGTATGCCTGGTCAACGCCGTTGCCCTGCTGCTGGCGAAGTTCCTGCGCAAGGCCCCGGAAACCGGTGTTCGCCGCGCCCTCGGCGCAAGCCGCAGCGCAGTGTTCAGTCAGCACCTGGTGGAAAGTGGCTGCATCGGCCTCGCCGGCGGTCTGATCGGAATCCTGCTGACCCTGGCCGGGCTGGCACTGATCCGCCAACTGTCGATGGGCTATATGGACAGCGTCGCGTCCATGGACTGGCTGATGATGCTGTCCGCCATCGGACTCGCCATTCTTTCCAGCCTGCTGGCTGGTCTGTACCCCGCGTGGCGCATCAGCCGTACCAACCCATCCATCTATCTGAAAACCCAGTAA
- a CDS encoding efflux RND transporter periplasmic adaptor subunit → MIRDTSGQDVQLTPQQPWKNPQLLKRAGLGLGAAAFVVWGLMSWQSTNAVDASLSLSRLNIAAVERGDLVRDLVVQGKVVAANSPTLFSPAQGIVKFAVKAGDSVARGQLLAEVDSPELQNQLAQESALYNKLSVELARQKIQAKRQRLENTQKADLAEVNLTAARRELKRAEISMEKQIISQLDFEKASDDLARAELEHAQAVQNAMLENEALTFETQTLQLQVDQQKLQMEELQRKVNELQIVSPVDGTIGSLAATQRAAVAANAPLLTVVDLTSFELEAAVPENYADDLGLAMTVEINMGGKKLPGEITAIAPEVIDNQVVARVRFTGEQPSNLRQNLRLTARVLLENRNDVMLVKRGAFLDQTGGRYAWKLNDQSQAVKVPITIGALGLNQVEIVSGLNVGDRIITSSAEELDRAQLVALKD, encoded by the coding sequence ATGATCAGAGATACCTCCGGGCAGGATGTCCAACTCACTCCGCAGCAACCGTGGAAGAACCCGCAGCTGCTGAAACGCGCGGGCCTCGGTTTGGGCGCAGCCGCTTTTGTGGTGTGGGGTCTGATGAGCTGGCAGAGCACCAATGCGGTGGACGCGAGCCTGTCGCTGTCACGCCTCAATATCGCCGCAGTAGAGCGCGGGGATCTGGTGCGGGATCTGGTGGTGCAGGGCAAGGTCGTGGCCGCCAACAGCCCAACCCTGTTCAGCCCCGCTCAGGGCATCGTGAAATTCGCCGTCAAAGCCGGCGACAGCGTAGCGCGCGGCCAGCTACTGGCGGAAGTGGACAGCCCGGAGCTGCAGAACCAGTTGGCCCAGGAAAGTGCGCTGTACAACAAACTCAGCGTGGAACTCGCACGCCAGAAAATCCAGGCCAAGCGCCAGCGCCTCGAAAACACCCAGAAAGCGGACCTCGCTGAAGTGAATCTCACCGCCGCCCGCCGTGAGCTGAAACGCGCGGAAATCTCCATGGAGAAGCAGATCATCTCCCAGCTGGACTTTGAAAAAGCCAGTGACGATCTCGCCCGTGCAGAGCTCGAACACGCGCAGGCAGTTCAGAACGCCATGCTGGAAAACGAAGCGCTCACGTTTGAAACCCAGACCCTGCAACTGCAGGTAGATCAGCAGAAGCTGCAGATGGAAGAACTGCAACGCAAGGTCAATGAGCTGCAGATCGTCTCCCCCGTCGACGGCACCATCGGCAGCCTCGCCGCCACCCAGCGCGCGGCCGTCGCCGCCAACGCACCACTGCTCACCGTGGTCGACCTCACCAGCTTCGAACTCGAAGCCGCAGTGCCGGAAAACTACGCCGACGACCTCGGCCTCGCGATGACAGTGGAAATCAATATGGGCGGCAAAAAACTGCCCGGCGAAATCACCGCGATTGCACCGGAAGTGATCGACAACCAGGTCGTCGCACGCGTGCGCTTCACCGGCGAGCAACCATCCAACCTGCGCCAGAACCTGCGCCTCACCGCCCGTGTGCTGCTGGAAAACCGCAACGACGTGATGCTGGTCAAGCGTGGCGCCTTCCTCGATCAGACTGGCGGCCGCTATGCGTGGAAACTGAACGACCAGAGCCAGGCGGTCAAGGTACCGATCACCATCGGCGCATTGGGGCTGAATCAGGTGGAGATCGTCTCCGGACTGAACGTGGGAGACCGGATCATCACTTCTTCCGCGGAAGAACTGGATAGGGCGCAACTGGTTGCACTTAAAGACTGA
- a CDS encoding acyl-CoA thioesterase, which translates to MKYYSRHFVKPGDLNPAQRLFGGQALAWIDEEAAIFAGCQMGTANIVTKLMSEIDFVSSAVCGDIVEFGFEVVDIGRTSLTVHCEMRNKQTRDLIVRVDRIVFVALDSEGKPTPHKKAGMSVEPAANTATGESKLAS; encoded by the coding sequence ATGAAGTACTACTCACGTCATTTCGTAAAACCCGGCGACCTGAACCCAGCTCAGCGTCTTTTCGGTGGCCAGGCGCTGGCGTGGATAGATGAGGAGGCGGCTATTTTCGCGGGGTGCCAAATGGGCACGGCCAATATTGTGACCAAGCTGATGTCGGAAATTGACTTTGTCAGCTCCGCGGTGTGCGGGGATATTGTGGAATTCGGGTTTGAGGTCGTGGATATCGGCCGTACGTCCCTGACTGTGCACTGCGAAATGCGCAACAAGCAGACCCGGGATCTGATTGTACGGGTGGACCGCATTGTATTTGTGGCGCTGGATTCGGAGGGTAAACCGACCCCGCACAAGAAGGCGGGGATGAGCGTAGAACCGGCGGCGAACACCGCCACCGGAGAGAGCAAACTGGCCAGCTGA
- a CDS encoding NADP(H)-dependent aldo-keto reductase, which produces METRKLGKTDLKVSKICLGTMTFGEQNTEAQAFEQLDYAVANGVNFIDCAEMYPVPPKPETYGRTEEIIGNWLEKRGDRQSLVLATKVTGRGESNSGVGHIRGGPRLNREQILKACDDSLARLKTDYIDLYQVHWPERQTNFFGKLGYQHSDQIGIDISETLAALHELVAAGKVRHIGLSNETPWGVHRYLRLASHGNRPRVASIQNPYSLLNRTFEVGLGEMAIREQCGLLAYSPLAFGTLSGKYLYGARPAGARLTLFERFQRYTGERAVSATEQYVRLAREFGVDPAQMALAFVSQQPFVTSNIIGATTMEQLRSNIASSNVQLSPELLEAIEAVHLQNPNPAP; this is translated from the coding sequence ATGGAAACCCGCAAGCTCGGAAAAACCGATCTCAAGGTAAGCAAGATCTGTCTGGGCACCATGACGTTTGGTGAGCAGAATACGGAAGCTCAAGCCTTCGAACAGCTGGATTACGCGGTGGCCAATGGAGTGAATTTCATCGACTGCGCGGAAATGTACCCGGTGCCACCGAAGCCCGAGACCTATGGGCGCACCGAGGAAATCATTGGCAACTGGCTGGAGAAGCGCGGCGACCGGCAGTCTCTGGTGCTCGCTACCAAGGTGACGGGACGCGGCGAGAGTAACTCCGGTGTCGGCCATATTCGCGGTGGTCCTCGTCTGAACCGCGAGCAGATTCTCAAAGCCTGCGACGATTCCCTGGCGCGCCTCAAAACCGACTACATCGACCTCTATCAGGTGCACTGGCCGGAGCGCCAGACCAACTTTTTCGGCAAGCTTGGCTACCAGCACAGCGACCAGATCGGTATCGACATCAGCGAAACCCTGGCTGCGCTCCACGAACTGGTAGCGGCGGGCAAGGTGCGTCACATCGGCCTTTCCAACGAAACCCCGTGGGGTGTGCACCGCTACCTGCGTCTCGCGTCACACGGCAATCGACCGCGTGTCGCTTCCATTCAGAATCCCTACAGTCTGTTGAACCGCACCTTTGAGGTGGGCCTCGGGGAAATGGCGATACGTGAACAGTGCGGCCTGCTGGCCTATTCGCCGCTCGCGTTTGGTACGCTGAGTGGTAAATATCTGTATGGCGCGCGCCCAGCGGGCGCGCGCCTAACCCTGTTCGAACGCTTCCAGCGCTACACGGGTGAGCGCGCGGTGTCCGCCACCGAACAGTATGTGAGGCTTGCCCGGGAGTTTGGTGTGGATCCGGCGCAGATGGCGCTGGCCTTTGTTTCCCAGCAGCCCTTTGTGACGTCCAACATCATCGGCGCCACCACCATGGAGCAGCTTCGTTCGAATATCGCCAGTAGCAACGTACAGCTGAGCCCGGAGCTGTTGGAGGCTATTGAGGCGGTGCATCTGCAAAATCCCAACCCTGCACCGTGA
- a CDS encoding SulP family inorganic anion transporter, with translation MQFSNTLLSSTRNDWFGNIRRDVLAGLVVALALIPEAIAFSIIAGVDPRVGLYASFCIAVVIAFVGGRPGMISAATGAMALLMVTLVKEHGLQYLLAATLLTGVLQIIAGYLKLGSLMSFVSRAVVTGFVNALAILIFMAQLPELIDVTWHVYAMTAAGLGIIYLFPYVPVVGKILPSPLVCILVLTAVAVVLGLDIRTVGDMGDLPDTLPVFLWPEVPLNLETLKIIFPYSAGLAVVGLLESLMTATIVDDLTDTSSDKNRECKGQGIANIGAGLLGGMAGCAMIGQSVINVKSGGRGRLSTLVAGVGLLTLVVFLSDYVAVIPMAALVAVMIMVSIGTFNWGSIRDLKRLPLSTNLVMLSTVVVVVFTHNLAFGVFVGVLLASLFFANKVSHFMYVSSALDEENNCRTYKVIGQVFFNSADKFVAAFDFKEALDKVVIDLSRAHFWDVSAVYSLDKAVVKFRREGAEVELIGLNDASATIVDRFGVHDKPEEIEKVLGGH, from the coding sequence ATGCAGTTCTCTAACACCCTGTTGTCATCCACCAGAAACGACTGGTTTGGCAATATCCGCCGCGACGTGCTCGCCGGCCTCGTTGTGGCCCTGGCCCTCATTCCCGAGGCCATCGCCTTCTCCATCATCGCCGGCGTTGATCCCCGGGTGGGCCTCTATGCCTCCTTCTGTATCGCGGTGGTTATCGCTTTCGTCGGTGGTCGCCCCGGTATGATCTCCGCGGCCACCGGCGCTATGGCGCTGCTGATGGTCACTCTGGTCAAGGAGCACGGTCTGCAATACCTGCTTGCAGCGACGCTGCTCACCGGCGTGCTGCAGATCATCGCCGGTTATCTCAAGCTCGGCAGCCTGATGAGTTTTGTTTCCAGAGCGGTGGTCACGGGATTTGTGAACGCGCTGGCGATCCTTATCTTTATGGCGCAGCTGCCGGAGCTGATCGATGTCACCTGGCACGTCTATGCAATGACGGCCGCGGGCCTCGGCATCATTTATCTGTTTCCCTATGTGCCGGTGGTGGGCAAGATCCTGCCTTCTCCGCTGGTCTGTATTCTGGTGCTCACAGCGGTGGCGGTGGTGCTGGGGCTGGATATCCGCACCGTGGGGGATATGGGCGATCTGCCGGACACCTTGCCGGTCTTCTTGTGGCCGGAGGTACCGCTCAACCTGGAGACCCTCAAGATCATCTTCCCTTATTCAGCCGGCCTTGCGGTGGTGGGGCTGCTGGAATCCCTGATGACGGCGACCATCGTCGACGACCTGACGGATACCAGCAGTGACAAGAACCGCGAGTGCAAGGGCCAGGGCATTGCGAATATCGGTGCCGGCCTGCTGGGCGGGATGGCGGGTTGCGCGATGATTGGCCAGTCGGTGATCAACGTTAAGTCCGGTGGCCGTGGCCGCCTGTCTACGCTGGTGGCGGGGGTTGGTCTGCTGACGCTGGTGGTGTTCCTGAGCGATTATGTGGCGGTAATCCCGATGGCGGCGCTGGTGGCGGTGATGATCATGGTGTCCATCGGTACCTTTAACTGGGGTTCGATCCGCGATCTGAAACGGTTGCCGCTGTCGACCAATCTGGTGATGTTGTCGACGGTGGTTGTGGTAGTGTTTACCCACAACCTGGCGTTTGGGGTATTCGTGGGGGTGTTGCTGGCGTCGCTGTTCTTTGCCAACAAGGTGAGCCACTTTATGTATGTGAGCTCGGCGCTGGATGAGGAGAACAATTGCCGGACCTATAAAGTGATCGGGCAGGTATTTTTCAATTCGGCGGACAAGTTTGTGGCGGCGTTTGATTTTAAAGAGGCGCTGGATAAGGTAGTCATCGACCTGAGCCGGGCGCACTTTTGGGATGTGTCGGCGGTGTACTCTCTGGACAAGGCGGTGGTGAAGTTCCGCCGCGAGGGGGCGGAGGTTGAGCTGATCGGCCTGAATGACGCCAGTGCGACGATTGTGGACCGCTTTGGGGTACACGATAAGCCTGAGGAAATTGAGAAGGTATTGGGTGGGCACTGA
- the fabV gene encoding enoyl-ACP reductase FabV → MIIQPKVRGFICTNAHPQGCAANVREQIEYIKSQPAIENGPKNVLVVGASTGYGLASRITAAFGCGAGTLGVFFEKPPTDKRTASAGYYNSAAFEEEAHKAGLYAKSINGDAFSDEIKAQAIDLIKQDLGKIDLVIYSLASPRRTDPKTGELYSSVLKPIGKSYTAKNLNTDKLEISDISVEPANEEEIAATVKVMGGEDWELWMQALSDAGVLADNCKTVAYTYIGEKLTWPIYGHATIGKAKEDLDRAAKAISDSGSASANVAVLKALVTQSSSAIPVMPLYISLVYKVMKEEGTHEGCIEQLYRLYTEGLYSDSPRLDNTNRFRMDDKELRPETQAKIEKLWPEVTEENLFELTDYKGYADDFLKLFGFGVKGIDYDADISPLVEADFK, encoded by the coding sequence ATGATCATCCAGCCGAAAGTTCGCGGATTCATCTGCACCAACGCCCACCCACAGGGCTGCGCCGCCAACGTGCGCGAGCAGATCGAATACATCAAGTCCCAGCCCGCCATTGAGAACGGCCCCAAAAACGTCCTCGTGGTCGGTGCCTCCACCGGCTATGGCCTCGCCTCCCGCATCACCGCCGCCTTCGGCTGTGGCGCGGGCACCCTCGGTGTATTCTTTGAAAAGCCGCCGACCGACAAACGCACCGCCTCCGCTGGTTACTACAACTCCGCCGCCTTCGAAGAAGAAGCACACAAAGCCGGCCTCTATGCAAAGAGTATCAATGGCGATGCCTTCTCCGATGAGATCAAGGCCCAGGCCATTGACCTGATCAAGCAGGACCTCGGCAAAATCGACCTGGTGATCTACAGCCTTGCCTCTCCCCGTCGTACCGACCCGAAAACCGGCGAACTCTACAGCTCGGTACTGAAGCCCATCGGCAAGTCCTACACCGCCAAAAACCTCAACACGGACAAGCTGGAAATCTCTGACATCAGCGTCGAACCGGCGAACGAAGAGGAAATCGCAGCCACCGTCAAAGTGATGGGCGGGGAAGACTGGGAACTGTGGATGCAGGCCCTGAGTGACGCCGGTGTACTGGCGGACAATTGCAAAACCGTTGCTTACACCTATATCGGTGAAAAGCTCACTTGGCCGATCTACGGTCACGCCACCATCGGCAAAGCCAAGGAAGACCTGGATCGCGCCGCCAAGGCCATCAGCGACAGTGGCAGCGCAAGTGCCAACGTCGCGGTGCTGAAAGCGCTGGTTACCCAGTCCAGCTCTGCCATTCCCGTCATGCCGCTGTACATTTCCCTCGTCTACAAGGTGATGAAGGAAGAGGGTACCCACGAAGGATGTATTGAGCAGCTGTACCGCCTCTACACCGAAGGCCTGTACAGCGATAGCCCGCGCCTCGACAACACCAATCGTTTCCGCATGGACGACAAGGAACTGCGTCCGGAAACCCAGGCCAAGATTGAAAAATTATGGCCGGAAGTGACCGAGGAAAATCTGTTCGAGCTGACCGACTACAAAGGATACGCGGACGACTTCCTCAAGCTGTTCGGCTTTGGTGTAAAAGGTATCGACTACGATGCCGATATCAGCCCGCTGGTGGAAGCAGACTTCAAGTAA
- a CDS encoding ABC transporter permease, which yields MLELRPILSALWRHKISALLIALQLGLTLAIVSNASVVIKERQERIARPTGVAEADIVTAHFMPIPKDYDMLEAFRLDMDMIRQLPGVAAATISRAPLTGSGSSSGFHTKPHQEVGSTGAANFRVDEHFIDALGMKLVAGRNFTPDEIRMMESNSSERPTKTIITQQLADTLFPEGNALGKPIYFGGEDNPMEIVGIVERNLGPWPNSSIAGNTVFFPAIMDNQWYDYIVRAEPGQRDAVLKLLEEKLAERDADRVINVETLEEQKTRYYAGDNTMIKVLSGVVSLLTFIVALGIVGLTVFWITQRQKQIGVRRALGATRLAISRYFLLENLMIAATGIVLGVATAQIFNKFLASEFGQPALPLSTTLICAFILLAVSVAAALVPALRAANISPAMATRSV from the coding sequence ATGCTGGAACTGAGACCCATTTTATCGGCGCTGTGGCGCCACAAAATTTCCGCGCTCCTGATCGCGCTGCAGCTCGGCCTCACGCTGGCCATCGTCAGCAACGCGAGCGTCGTCATCAAGGAACGCCAGGAGAGAATCGCCCGCCCCACCGGTGTGGCCGAAGCGGATATCGTCACCGCCCATTTCATGCCGATCCCGAAGGACTACGACATGCTCGAAGCCTTCCGTCTGGATATGGACATGATTCGTCAGCTACCCGGCGTCGCCGCCGCCACCATCAGTCGCGCACCGCTGACCGGCAGTGGCTCCTCCAGTGGATTCCATACCAAGCCCCATCAGGAAGTCGGCTCCACCGGCGCCGCCAACTTCCGTGTGGATGAACACTTCATCGACGCCCTGGGAATGAAACTGGTCGCGGGCCGCAATTTCACCCCGGATGAAATCCGAATGATGGAAAGCAACTCCAGCGAGCGGCCCACCAAGACCATCATTACCCAGCAGCTGGCGGATACCTTGTTTCCCGAAGGCAATGCGTTGGGAAAACCCATTTACTTCGGTGGTGAAGACAATCCCATGGAGATCGTCGGTATCGTCGAACGCAACCTGGGGCCCTGGCCAAACTCTTCCATCGCCGGCAACACCGTGTTCTTCCCTGCCATTATGGATAATCAGTGGTACGACTATATTGTCCGTGCGGAACCCGGCCAGCGGGACGCAGTACTAAAACTGCTCGAGGAAAAACTGGCCGAGCGCGACGCAGATCGGGTGATCAACGTAGAAACCCTGGAAGAGCAAAAAACCCGTTACTATGCCGGTGACAACACCATGATCAAGGTGCTGTCCGGAGTTGTCAGTCTGCTGACCTTTATCGTTGCCCTCGGTATTGTCGGCCTGACCGTATTCTGGATCACCCAGCGCCAGAAGCAGATCGGCGTTCGCCGCGCCCTCGGCGCCACCCGACTCGCCATCAGCCGCTACTTCCTGCTGGAAAACCTGATGATCGCCGCCACCGGTATCGTACTCGGCGTTGCCACCGCACAGATCTTCAATAAGTTCCTCGCCAGCGAATTCGGTCAACCCGCCCTGCCGCTGTCTACAACGCTGATCTGTGCCTTTATACTGCTCGCCGTCAGCGTCGCCGCGGCACTGGTACCGGCACTGCGCGCCGCGAATATTTCGCCGGCGATGGCAACGCGCAGCGTATAA
- a CDS encoding universal stress protein, with protein sequence MTEQKDPLVLTCIDGSRFSGAVCDYAAWIASTVGAPIKLLHNIERVSTPAVADLTGSIGLGSQEELLEELTNLEQQRSRLLLEQGRQLLDQARERAAGAGAERVVTCQRHGSLVESLVELEDHIRVLVLGIRGEEHAAESRGLGAQLEPIVRSLHKPILVVNREFRAPRSIMLAYDGSEAARKALEMVAHSALFKDVLCHLVYVGDDAESVLAAGAEALSHGGVSVISANLQGKTVDALIAYQQENDIDLTVMGAFSHSKLRDLLLGSVTAKMLLGTNQPLLLLR encoded by the coding sequence ATGACCGAACAGAAAGACCCCCTTGTGCTCACCTGCATCGACGGCTCCCGCTTCAGCGGTGCGGTATGCGACTATGCCGCCTGGATAGCCAGCACTGTCGGTGCACCCATCAAACTTCTGCACAACATCGAACGAGTCTCCACGCCCGCAGTAGCGGATCTGACCGGGAGTATTGGTCTCGGTAGTCAGGAGGAGTTGCTGGAGGAACTGACGAATCTGGAGCAGCAGCGTTCAAGGCTGTTGCTGGAACAGGGGCGGCAGCTGCTGGATCAGGCGCGGGAGCGGGCGGCGGGTGCCGGGGCGGAGCGGGTGGTTACCTGCCAGCGCCACGGTTCTCTGGTCGAGTCGTTGGTGGAGCTGGAGGATCATATTCGTGTCCTGGTGCTGGGCATTCGCGGTGAGGAGCACGCAGCGGAGAGCCGAGGCTTGGGGGCGCAGCTGGAGCCAATTGTGCGTTCGCTGCACAAGCCGATTCTGGTGGTGAACCGGGAATTTCGCGCGCCGCGCTCGATTATGCTTGCCTACGATGGCAGCGAAGCTGCGCGCAAGGCACTGGAAATGGTGGCGCACAGTGCGCTGTTCAAGGATGTCCTGTGCCACCTGGTGTACGTTGGTGATGATGCTGAGTCGGTGCTGGCGGCGGGTGCGGAGGCGTTGAGTCATGGCGGTGTCTCCGTCATCAGTGCCAACTTGCAGGGTAAAACCGTGGACGCCTTGATTGCCTATCAGCAGGAAAATGATATAGATCTCACGGTTATGGGCGCCTTCAGCCACAGTAAATTGCGGGACCTGTTGTTGGGCAGTGTGACCGCGAAGATGCTGCTCGGCACCAATCAGCCTCTGTTGCTGCTGCGCTGA